A window from Planococcus maritimus encodes these proteins:
- the glpK gene encoding glycerol kinase GlpK, which yields MSKKYILSIDQGTTSSRAVLLNHNGEIVGTGQQEFQQFFPKPGWVEHDANEIWTSVLACIAEVLRKTDIDPSEISGIGITNQRETTVVWDRNTGKPIYKAIVWQSRQTDGICNELKEQGLNDTFRKKTGLLIDAYFSGTKVKWILDNVEGAREKADNGDLMFGTIDTWLVYRLSGGSTHITDYSNASRTLMYNIHDLEWDEELLDILTVPKSMLPEVRQSSEIYAHTVNYHFFGHEVPIAGIAGDQQAALFGQACFEKGMAKNTYGTGCFMLMNTGEKAVESEHGLLTTLAWGVDGKVEYALEGSIFVAGSAIQWLRDGLQVINTAPESEQFAKQVDSTDGVYMVPAFVGLGTPYWDTDARGAVFGLTRGTTKAHFIRATLEALAYQTKDVVDVMIEDAGIELKTLRVDGGAVGNDMLMQFQSDLLHVPVERPRIQETTALGAAYLAGLATGFWKDKDEIAAQWQHDKTYEPEMSEETSERLYTGWQNAVAATRTFKPVN from the coding sequence GTGAGTAAAAAATATATTTTATCGATTGACCAAGGAACAACGAGTTCACGTGCTGTGCTATTGAACCATAACGGCGAAATCGTCGGCACGGGCCAGCAGGAATTCCAGCAATTTTTCCCGAAACCGGGTTGGGTCGAGCATGACGCCAATGAGATTTGGACGTCCGTCCTAGCCTGTATCGCAGAGGTGCTGCGCAAAACAGATATCGATCCATCAGAGATTTCAGGCATCGGCATCACCAATCAGCGGGAAACGACAGTCGTCTGGGACCGCAACACAGGCAAGCCGATTTATAAGGCAATCGTCTGGCAATCACGCCAAACGGACGGCATTTGCAATGAATTGAAGGAACAGGGATTGAATGACACCTTCCGCAAAAAAACCGGTCTCTTGATCGATGCTTATTTTTCTGGCACGAAAGTGAAATGGATCCTCGACAATGTCGAAGGGGCAAGAGAAAAAGCGGATAATGGCGATTTAATGTTCGGTACGATCGACACATGGCTTGTGTATCGTTTGTCTGGCGGGTCAACGCATATCACGGATTACAGCAACGCATCCCGTACGCTCATGTACAATATCCACGACCTGGAATGGGACGAGGAATTGCTTGATATTTTGACAGTGCCAAAGAGCATGCTGCCGGAAGTGCGCCAGTCATCTGAAATTTATGCGCATACGGTTAATTATCATTTCTTTGGCCACGAAGTGCCGATTGCGGGAATTGCCGGTGACCAACAGGCAGCCCTATTCGGCCAAGCGTGTTTTGAAAAAGGCATGGCAAAAAACACTTACGGTACCGGCTGCTTCATGTTGATGAATACTGGCGAAAAAGCAGTGGAATCCGAACACGGCTTGCTCACCACACTCGCTTGGGGTGTTGATGGCAAAGTCGAATATGCGCTCGAAGGCAGTATATTCGTGGCAGGATCCGCTATCCAATGGCTACGTGATGGGTTGCAGGTCATCAATACGGCGCCTGAGAGCGAACAATTCGCCAAACAAGTGGATTCGACGGACGGTGTCTACATGGTGCCGGCATTTGTCGGGCTTGGCACACCGTACTGGGATACCGATGCGAGAGGCGCTGTATTCGGCTTAACGCGCGGTACGACGAAAGCGCATTTTATTCGCGCGACACTCGAAGCGCTCGCATATCAGACAAAAGACGTTGTAGATGTTATGATAGAAGATGCAGGGATTGAATTGAAAACTTTGCGCGTCGATGGCGGGGCAGTCGGCAACGATATGTTGATGCAGTTCCAGTCGGATTTGCTTCATGTACCTGTTGAACGGCCACGCATCCAGGAAACGACGGCGTTAGGTGCTGCTTACTTGGCGGGCCTTGCTACAGGATTCTGGAAAGACAAAGACGAAATTGCCGCTCAATGGCAACACGACAAAACTTACGAGCCGGAAATGTCAGAGGAAACAAGCGAACGCTTGTACACTGGCTGGCAAAATGCAGTAGCCGCAACTCGTACATTCAAGCCCGTTAACTAA
- a CDS encoding MIP/aquaporin family protein — MTMFLAELIGTMILIIFGAGVVAGVVLKDSKAENSGWIVITIAWGLAVTMGVYAVGNFSGAHLNPAVTLGFAFVGEFPWSQVPTYIAAQILGAIIGAVIVFFNYLPHWDRTKEAESKLAVFATIPAIRRPFSNLISEIIGTFVLVMGLLFIGANDFTEGLNPLIVGALIIAIGMSLGGTTGYAINPARDLGPRIAHALLPIPGKGPSDWSYAWVPIVGPVFGGIYGAVFYKALFTGEYGLSFFALSLVLVLVFIGAASVELKKGRVKAKQLRERTIS, encoded by the coding sequence ATGACTATGTTTTTAGCAGAATTGATCGGTACGATGATTCTCATCATTTTTGGTGCGGGTGTTGTAGCAGGTGTAGTATTAAAAGATTCAAAAGCGGAAAACTCAGGCTGGATCGTCATCACAATCGCTTGGGGACTCGCTGTAACGATGGGTGTCTACGCGGTCGGAAATTTCTCGGGAGCGCATTTGAACCCAGCGGTCACATTAGGTTTTGCATTTGTCGGTGAATTTCCTTGGTCACAAGTGCCAACTTATATCGCAGCACAGATTTTGGGTGCCATTATCGGTGCCGTTATTGTTTTCTTCAACTATCTTCCTCATTGGGACAGAACGAAAGAAGCGGAATCCAAACTTGCTGTGTTCGCCACCATTCCAGCAATCCGTCGTCCATTCTCCAATCTGATTAGTGAAATCATCGGAACTTTTGTCTTGGTCATGGGCTTGTTGTTCATCGGCGCCAATGACTTTACGGAAGGTTTGAACCCATTAATCGTTGGTGCGCTTATCATCGCGATTGGCATGTCGCTTGGCGGCACAACAGGTTATGCGATCAACCCTGCGCGTGATTTAGGTCCGCGCATTGCCCACGCTTTGCTGCCAATTCCCGGAAAAGGGCCGTCTGACTGGAGCTATGCTTGGGTGCCGATTGTCGGGCCGGTCTTCGGCGGTATTTACGGAGCCGTTTTCTATAAAGCCTTATTTACTGGAGAGTACGGTTTGTCCTTCTTCGCATTAAGTTTAGTGCTCGTCCTGGTATTTATCGGGGCAGCCAGTGTAGAATTGAAAAAAGGCCGAGTAAAGGCTAAACAATTACGAGAAAGAACTATTTCATAA
- a CDS encoding glycerol-3-phosphate responsive antiterminator has translation MVKLKGVVPAMRNLKEFERLLASDQETIIFLEVRLAQLKPLVAAAKKAGKKVILHADLIQGLKTDAYGIEYLVREVKPDGIVSTRSNVIALAKKNKLTTIQRLFLLDSHALEHNLSLIDQVKPDYIELLPGLIPSIIKEVHERTGIPIIAGGLIRTREDIELAYQGGAQAVSTSQAELWDT, from the coding sequence TTGGTGAAGTTAAAGGGCGTAGTGCCTGCCATGCGTAATTTAAAAGAATTCGAACGACTGCTTGCCAGCGACCAGGAGACGATCATTTTTCTGGAGGTCCGGCTCGCACAGCTCAAGCCGCTCGTCGCTGCTGCGAAAAAAGCAGGCAAGAAAGTCATCTTGCATGCCGATTTGATCCAAGGCTTGAAAACGGACGCTTATGGCATTGAGTATTTAGTGCGTGAAGTCAAACCGGACGGCATCGTTTCGACCAGAAGCAATGTCATCGCACTCGCGAAAAAAAATAAATTGACGACAATCCAGCGCCTGTTTTTGCTCGACAGCCATGCGCTCGAACATAATTTGAGTTTGATCGATCAAGTCAAACCCGATTATATTGAGCTTTTGCCAGGTCTTATTCCTTCAATCATTAAAGAAGTTCACGAACGGACCGGCATTCCGATTATTGCGGGCGGTTTAATCCGTACAAGGGAAGATATAGAACTAGCCTATCAAGGCGGAGCGCAAGCCGTTTCGACGTCTCAGGCAGAATTATGGGATACGTAA
- a CDS encoding MBL fold metallo-hydrolase: MRVKKVQNVYQLAFMPKLFPVNCYLVEEQEGLTLVDCALGFAARDIALAAKTIGKPITEIALTHAHVDHVGALDALKKQFPAAQVSISAREAKILRGDSSASPEDEGKPVKGGTPKNIQTPPDRLLKEGDRVGSLEVVSSPGHSPGSISFFDRRTGMLIAGDAFQTRGGTAVSGTFKPLFPFPAMATWDKRIALQSAKKLTLLQPAFLAVGHGRMLEQPVRFMEQAIRDAEQKVKP, translated from the coding sequence ATGCGGGTCAAAAAAGTGCAGAATGTTTACCAACTAGCTTTTATGCCAAAACTATTTCCGGTGAATTGTTATTTGGTCGAAGAACAAGAAGGCTTAACTCTTGTCGATTGCGCCTTGGGATTTGCGGCTAGGGACATCGCTTTGGCGGCAAAAACCATCGGCAAGCCAATCACTGAAATTGCACTGACACATGCTCATGTCGATCATGTCGGCGCACTTGATGCATTAAAAAAACAATTTCCGGCGGCACAAGTATCCATCTCCGCCAGAGAAGCCAAAATCCTTCGCGGCGATAGCAGTGCTTCGCCGGAAGATGAAGGCAAACCGGTCAAAGGCGGCACCCCCAAAAACATCCAAACTCCGCCTGACCGCCTACTGAAAGAAGGCGACCGGGTCGGTTCGCTCGAAGTCGTCTCTTCTCCAGGGCATTCTCCGGGATCCATTTCCTTTTTCGACAGACGCACAGGCATGCTCATTGCAGGAGATGCTTTCCAGACGCGTGGTGGAACAGCCGTTTCCGGAACGTTCAAGCCTTTGTTTCCGTTTCCAGCCATGGCGACATGGGACAAACGCATAGCACTTCAAAGCGCCAAGAAATTAACCTTATTGCAGCCTGCTTTTCTCGCTGTCGGCCATGGGCGTATGCTCGAACAACCCGTACGCTTCATGGAACAAGCAATCCGTGATGCCGAACAAAAAGTGAAACCCTAG
- a CDS encoding GNAT family N-acetyltransferase produces the protein MVLLAKNIRFERLRREHLPELYGWITKEPQINRFWGYSYNGTYGEFVREFVGSIKGRDPTEPFLIYYLDQPIGYIQTFRWSDYPGSEQFQELQHAAGLDILIGAPAYRGKGFGQVIIQRFLVEVVFRDGFVTCCITDPDIRNKPAIRAYEKVGFEIVRRVEEVSEITRPVWFMRIGRQQLERKKP, from the coding sequence ATGGTCTTACTGGCTAAAAACATTAGGTTCGAACGCTTGCGGAGAGAACATTTGCCTGAGCTTTATGGATGGATCACGAAAGAGCCCCAAATCAATCGGTTTTGGGGATATAGCTATAACGGTACTTACGGGGAATTTGTGCGTGAGTTTGTTGGCAGCATCAAAGGCCGTGACCCGACTGAACCGTTTCTTATCTATTATCTGGATCAGCCGATTGGCTATATCCAAACCTTCCGCTGGAGCGACTATCCTGGCAGTGAACAGTTTCAGGAATTGCAGCATGCAGCCGGGCTGGATATTCTTATCGGGGCTCCCGCATACCGCGGAAAAGGATTTGGGCAAGTTATCATCCAGCGTTTTTTAGTAGAAGTGGTGTTTCGCGACGGATTTGTGACCTGCTGTATTACCGACCCCGATATCCGAAATAAGCCGGCCATCCGTGCTTATGAAAAAGTGGGATTTGAAATCGTCCGGCGCGTAGAAGAAGTTTCAGAAATTACACGCCCGGTGTGGTTCATGCGAATCGGACGACAGCAGCTGGAACGAAAGAAACCCTAG
- a CDS encoding flavin reductase family protein yields the protein MIIDPTQQSSKENYKLLIGSVLPRPIAWVSSVSSGGELNLAPFSFFTVASRNPPMLIFSIGEGVGARTGTVKDTLTNIRERGEFVVNIVSASLANEMAKTGEHVAPEIDEFDYVGLTPISSEVVSVPRVKEAPVSMECELVQVIPLGDDHLVIGKVLRFHVQDDLYDKGRIDTTKLAPIGRLAGTYSPVESMFTLPNEHLESYLRPPVDKDRE from the coding sequence ATGATTATCGATCCAACGCAACAAAGCAGTAAGGAAAATTACAAGCTGCTGATCGGCAGTGTGTTGCCGCGGCCGATTGCCTGGGTATCGTCTGTGTCGTCAGGCGGCGAGTTGAATTTGGCGCCTTTCAGTTTTTTCACTGTTGCTTCGCGCAATCCACCGATGCTGATATTTTCGATTGGCGAAGGAGTTGGGGCAAGGACCGGGACAGTAAAAGACACCCTCACAAATATCCGGGAGCGGGGGGAGTTTGTCGTCAATATCGTTTCGGCATCCCTCGCGAATGAAATGGCAAAAACCGGCGAGCATGTCGCGCCGGAGATCGATGAATTCGATTACGTAGGATTGACGCCGATATCATCTGAAGTGGTTTCCGTACCGCGCGTGAAAGAAGCGCCCGTCAGCATGGAATGTGAGCTGGTGCAGGTCATTCCGCTCGGCGACGATCATCTTGTCATCGGCAAAGTGCTGCGCTTCCATGTCCAAGATGACTTATATGACAAAGGCAGGATCGATACAACAAAACTTGCGCCGATCGGGCGGCTTGCCGGAACTTATTCGCCTGTGGAATCGATGTTTACGTTGCCTAACGAGCATTTGGAAAGCTATTTGCGGCCACCGGTAGATAAAGACCGGGAGTAG
- a CDS encoding DUF2157 domain-containing protein codes for MEWERKIAQWRSEGVIDIETAERIQAFETRQPEKRKLPLLLIIGLIFFALAVFSFIAANWQAIPAIAKVGMVVVLMWIFYILAHFSEKKRFGHPIIFRILGYVMFWASLIVTGQTFHLGTGSSIVPWALFIAAIAHFFIWRHSAFTVLAFISGITILSSAAPGIGLVEWLLFIAVTLVWFFLSKDGLAMIFSWLLLFGSGLLVWSIWDIESPLVPIWTLFALTLLLLLIPQDKQKLLSPLYLLVGGIQLIVFLAIRGESDMAFAELTMLEAIALAIAGAAVLALAYFRERHVMWLGVLGLVGFMLYDETAIVLAIAAELTALAYLIIAQRQDQPLALGFVYFIVVQFVIYVIYAWERLDMSLFFLIGALLLFALSGIAWWLNRKKEGAVT; via the coding sequence ATGGAATGGGAACGCAAAATCGCCCAATGGCGCTCAGAAGGAGTCATCGATATCGAAACGGCCGAACGCATCCAGGCGTTTGAGACCCGTCAGCCGGAAAAACGCAAACTGCCTCTTTTGCTCATTATCGGCTTAATCTTTTTTGCGCTTGCCGTCTTCAGTTTTATCGCCGCCAATTGGCAAGCCATCCCGGCCATCGCAAAAGTCGGCATGGTTGTAGTACTCATGTGGATTTTCTATATACTTGCTCATTTTTCCGAGAAAAAACGGTTCGGCCACCCCATCATTTTCCGCATACTCGGTTACGTGATGTTCTGGGCAAGTTTAATTGTGACCGGCCAAACCTTTCATCTCGGAACCGGCTCCAGCATCGTCCCGTGGGCTTTGTTTATTGCGGCCATCGCACACTTCTTTATCTGGCGCCATTCTGCATTTACCGTATTGGCGTTTATTAGCGGAATCACCATCCTGAGCTCGGCAGCTCCCGGCATCGGCTTAGTCGAATGGCTGCTCTTCATCGCCGTCACGCTCGTTTGGTTCTTCCTGAGCAAAGACGGGCTGGCCATGATCTTCAGCTGGCTCTTGCTATTCGGTTCCGGTTTGCTCGTTTGGAGCATATGGGATATTGAGAGCCCGCTCGTGCCGATCTGGACCTTGTTCGCGCTTACTTTGCTCTTGTTGCTGATTCCGCAAGACAAGCAGAAGTTGTTGAGCCCGCTCTACTTATTAGTTGGCGGCATTCAGTTGATTGTTTTCTTGGCAATCCGCGGAGAAAGCGATATGGCTTTTGCCGAATTGACGATGCTTGAAGCGATTGCACTCGCAATTGCTGGAGCTGCCGTTTTAGCACTTGCCTATTTCCGTGAACGTCATGTGATGTGGCTTGGCGTACTGGGGCTTGTCGGCTTTATGCTTTACGATGAAACTGCCATCGTTTTGGCCATTGCCGCTGAATTAACGGCGCTCGCCTATTTGATTATCGCTCAGCGCCAAGACCAGCCACTCGCTTTAGGTTTTGTTTATTTTATCGTCGTCCAATTCGTCATTTATGTCATTTATGCGTGGGAGCGGCTTGACATGTCGCTGTTCTTCTTGATTGGTGCGCTCCTGCTATTCGCTCTATCGGGCATTGCCTGGTGGCTTAATCGCAAGAAAGAAGGTGCAGTGACATGA
- a CDS encoding GDYXXLXY domain-containing protein, with product MKKWLMPALQTAFVALLVVSFYATSWFGEHYVLRAEPFDPFDPFYGEYVMLQYPDLEAPAGISDGAIYFTLTEGEDGYAVIGRIEENPFFGAINGSKYDRRIVAPQLENFYVEQGRGPELEEAVDLEVTIDVAPWGSIRPVSIAPRKE from the coding sequence ATGAAGAAATGGCTAATGCCTGCCTTACAGACTGCCTTCGTCGCATTGCTCGTCGTCAGCTTCTACGCCACTTCATGGTTTGGCGAACATTATGTTTTGCGCGCCGAGCCATTTGACCCCTTCGATCCGTTTTATGGAGAATATGTCATGCTTCAATATCCGGACCTCGAAGCACCTGCTGGAATTTCCGACGGGGCAATCTATTTCACATTGACCGAAGGCGAAGATGGATACGCTGTTATTGGCCGGATAGAGGAGAACCCGTTTTTCGGTGCCATCAATGGCAGTAAATACGATCGCCGCATTGTCGCCCCACAACTGGAAAACTTTTATGTCGAGCAAGGCCGCGGCCCTGAACTTGAAGAAGCAGTTGATCTCGAAGTCACGATTGATGTCGCGCCATGGGGCTCCATTCGCCCGGTCAGTATCGCTCCAAGAAAAGAATGA
- a CDS encoding glycosyltransferase family 4 protein yields MSAKVLHAMTIAQSLQLVKGQLKTLETRGYEVKALSSEGNYAEIFEQEEGVKVLHVNMEREIALKQDLESLVACIRVIRSEKPDIVNAGTPKAGLIVSLAAYFCRVPVRIYNVLGLRLETTSGIKRQILLRAEKIAAASSTHLLAVSPSLKQQIVELGIAPADKIKILGHGSVNGFNLQRFELDEEMKKRVEEKRLAYGWTGEELVLGSMGRITKDKGIDETVRAFSELHERHPKLRLLIIGDYESADAVSDWTRQTITDHPHIVHEDYQLDPLPFYHLMDLFLFLTKREGFGNVSAEAALTGIPVIAANVTGARDTLVDGETGYLVDPDSHEDVMDKLNTLINDPVLRKALGAAGQEWVRQNFSNETIWEEMDHYYRSCLLERASVLGEAQ; encoded by the coding sequence ATGTCAGCGAAAGTATTGCACGCCATGACCATTGCCCAAAGCCTGCAGTTGGTAAAGGGCCAACTGAAAACATTGGAAACCCGCGGCTATGAAGTGAAAGCGTTAAGTTCAGAAGGGAATTACGCCGAAATCTTTGAACAAGAGGAAGGGGTAAAGGTGCTGCACGTCAATATGGAGCGCGAAATTGCCTTAAAACAAGATTTGGAGTCGCTGGTTGCCTGCATTCGGGTTATCCGCTCCGAAAAGCCGGATATCGTCAACGCGGGAACGCCAAAAGCGGGATTGATCGTATCACTCGCGGCTTATTTCTGCCGCGTGCCTGTGCGCATCTATAATGTGTTAGGGCTGCGCTTGGAAACGACGAGTGGCATCAAACGGCAAATCCTGCTGAGGGCAGAAAAAATCGCTGCTGCCTCGTCGACCCATCTGCTTGCTGTATCGCCGAGTTTAAAACAGCAAATTGTTGAACTCGGCATCGCCCCGGCTGATAAAATCAAGATTCTCGGTCATGGCAGCGTCAATGGTTTCAATCTGCAGCGTTTTGAACTGGATGAAGAGATGAAAAAGCGTGTGGAAGAAAAACGTTTGGCGTATGGATGGACCGGCGAAGAACTTGTGCTTGGCTCGATGGGAAGAATCACGAAAGATAAGGGCATCGATGAGACGGTGCGTGCGTTCAGCGAGCTGCACGAACGCCATCCGAAATTGCGGCTGCTGATCATCGGCGATTATGAGTCGGCGGATGCGGTGTCGGATTGGACGCGACAGACCATCACCGATCATCCGCACATCGTTCACGAAGATTACCAACTGGACCCTTTGCCGTTTTATCATTTGATGGATCTGTTTTTGTTCTTAACAAAGCGGGAAGGGTTCGGAAATGTTTCGGCAGAAGCGGCGCTGACAGGAATTCCAGTCATCGCAGCGAACGTGACGGGTGCGCGTGATACTTTGGTAGACGGGGAGACCGGCTATTTGGTCGATCCTGACAGCCATGAGGATGTCATGGACAAATTGAATACATTGATTAATGATCCGGTGCTGCGCAAAGCGCTGGGCGCAGCGGGACAGGAATGGGTGCGCCAGAATTTCAGCAACGAGACCATATGGGAAGAGATGGATCATTATTACCGAAGCTGTTTGTTGGAGCGAGCGAGCGTGCTCGGTGAAGCGCAGTAA
- a CDS encoding glycosyltransferase family 4 protein codes for MTTKLIHAVTVSGSLSFMNGQLRYLKSQGFDPKALSSRGQGFEEFQSSEQVEMLELSMDRGISPLRDAQSLVRCVALFRRERPLIVNASTPKAGLIVTLAAKMCRVPIRIYTMRGLRMETTIGWKRSLLLNMEKVAASSATHCLAVSESLREQAIEFGIADEQKINVLGKGSGDGFDIARFQQSAEVEKTAMELRERYQLSKKHIVLGFVGRLTKDKGINELVAAFKLLSQENHQLRLLIVGDYEDDDPVDDQVKWEIENNPRIIKTGFLPDPVAYYYLMDIFVFLTKREGFGNVSIEAALCGLPVVATDVTGARNTIVDGETGCLVDPGNLQDITRTLRDLIASESLRARFGEAGREWASAHFSNEVLWKELDSFYKNCLAESLVPASELN; via the coding sequence ATGACCACAAAATTGATTCACGCCGTAACTGTTTCGGGAAGTTTGAGCTTTATGAATGGACAATTACGCTATTTAAAGAGCCAAGGTTTCGATCCGAAAGCCTTAAGTTCTAGGGGGCAGGGTTTCGAAGAATTTCAGTCCAGTGAACAAGTAGAAATGCTTGAATTGTCAATGGATAGGGGCATCTCGCCGCTGCGCGATGCACAATCACTTGTCCGGTGCGTCGCGCTGTTTCGTCGGGAGCGCCCATTGATCGTCAATGCCAGTACGCCGAAAGCTGGCCTTATCGTCACGCTTGCCGCAAAAATGTGCCGGGTGCCTATCAGGATTTATACAATGCGGGGATTAAGGATGGAAACGACTATAGGATGGAAACGCAGCTTGTTATTGAATATGGAGAAAGTCGCTGCCTCTTCTGCCACACATTGCCTGGCCGTATCGGAAAGTTTGAGGGAGCAGGCAATTGAGTTCGGCATTGCCGATGAACAAAAAATTAATGTTCTTGGTAAAGGCAGCGGTGATGGCTTTGATATAGCAAGGTTCCAGCAAAGCGCTGAAGTTGAAAAAACCGCAATGGAATTGCGTGAGCGCTATCAACTTAGCAAAAAACATATAGTTCTCGGGTTCGTTGGCCGATTGACAAAAGATAAAGGCATTAACGAACTGGTAGCTGCTTTTAAGCTGTTAAGCCAAGAAAACCATCAGCTGCGCTTGCTCATCGTGGGTGATTATGAAGATGATGACCCGGTGGATGATCAAGTGAAATGGGAAATCGAAAACAATCCGAGAATTATTAAGACCGGCTTTCTTCCAGATCCGGTCGCTTATTACTATTTGATGGACATTTTTGTGTTCCTGACCAAACGTGAGGGTTTTGGCAATGTCTCGATTGAAGCTGCATTGTGTGGGCTTCCGGTCGTCGCTACGGATGTCACAGGTGCAAGAAATACGATTGTTGATGGAGAAACTGGCTGTTTGGTGGATCCTGGAAATTTGCAGGATATTACGAGAACACTTCGCGACTTAATCGCCTCGGAGAGTTTGCGCGCACGGTTTGGGGAAGCCGGGCGAGAATGGGCGAGTGCTCATTTCAGCAATGAGGTGCTTTGGAAAGAGCTGGACAGTTTCTACAAAAACTGCCTCGCTGAATCGCTGGTGCCAGCGAGCGAATTGAACTAA
- a CDS encoding sugar transferase gives MIVEDFSEEKKRPKRSNPAARWFEAILATLMLLVLSPLLLAVAILIRIESTGPAMFKQQRGGLYGRHFTIYKFRTMEDGRDRKRQCLNPFDGDPSITKIGNILRKTSIDELPQLINIVKGDMSFIGPRPTVIDQTDNYNDYQKQRLMVKPGVTGLAQVSGRNSLSWDEKIDIDIDYINRKSLRLNLYILLQTVVKVFRTEEIYERS, from the coding sequence ATGATAGTTGAAGATTTCAGTGAAGAAAAAAAGAGGCCAAAGCGCTCGAACCCAGCAGCAAGATGGTTTGAAGCTATTCTTGCCACATTGATGTTATTGGTCTTATCGCCACTACTACTAGCAGTCGCCATCTTGATTCGTATCGAGTCAACAGGTCCAGCAATGTTCAAGCAGCAGCGAGGTGGACTATACGGACGTCATTTCACCATCTATAAATTCCGGACGATGGAAGATGGACGGGATAGAAAGCGTCAATGCCTTAACCCGTTTGACGGCGATCCGAGCATTACGAAAATTGGCAACATCCTCCGCAAAACAAGTATCGATGAATTGCCTCAGCTGATCAACATTGTCAAAGGGGATATGTCATTCATCGGCCCGCGCCCGACCGTCATCGACCAGACAGATAATTATAATGATTACCAAAAGCAGCGGCTGATGGTGAAGCCTGGGGTCACAGGACTTGCACAAGTGAGTGGCCGAAATAGTTTGAGCTGGGATGAAAAAATCGATATCGACATTGATTACATCAACCGCAAAAGCTTGCGTCTTAACCTATATATCTTGCTGCAGACGGTAGTAAAAGTGTTTCGGACAGAGGAAATTTACGAAAGAAGCTGA
- a CDS encoding UDP binding domain-containing protein, with the protein MMENVKIAIVGVSETSLLAATKFGAVYPVIVFDPDSSKKARFDQHGIAFTDQVSELADAGILLMTGPKRPAYTLDALAMQCKMVGQHMKKGSVLIFEAPVYPGTTEEVCIPLLEQHSGFTAGKEFFVGFAPSRWQHKEAQGAVVKMRKVIAGQSGPVVDYLADLFTPVHDAGIHKAKSIRVAEAAQLLEIAQKEVNIALMNEVALTLDQQGIDTQDVLETANTKRGFIKFEPDLLGDAPMSWQAAADFWCKRQMKGRLVAQRIIKKLIQSEVVIHEARITVLGLVKQDGVGDSPESGVLELVLELQEYGVEVQVSDAQLELRQAECVGGLLLTRQEELLPAVAVILAVPHEAYRKAGWKLFERLLTDEEAYVFDVKSILERNEKPEKVTLWRM; encoded by the coding sequence ATGATGGAAAATGTAAAAATCGCAATTGTCGGTGTCAGTGAAACCAGCTTGCTTGCAGCAACAAAGTTTGGCGCCGTTTACCCGGTCATCGTATTCGATCCGGACAGCTCTAAAAAAGCCCGATTTGATCAGCACGGCATCGCTTTTACCGATCAAGTGAGTGAACTCGCCGATGCTGGCATCCTCTTGATGACTGGTCCGAAGCGCCCGGCCTATACATTAGATGCACTTGCGATGCAATGCAAAATGGTCGGACAGCATATGAAAAAAGGTTCCGTGCTCATTTTCGAAGCCCCTGTCTATCCGGGGACGACAGAAGAAGTTTGCATCCCATTGCTCGAACAGCATTCTGGTTTTACCGCCGGCAAAGAATTTTTTGTCGGGTTTGCGCCGAGTAGATGGCAACACAAAGAAGCGCAAGGAGCAGTGGTGAAGATGCGCAAAGTGATCGCAGGACAAAGCGGTCCGGTCGTGGATTATCTGGCTGATTTGTTCACGCCGGTTCATGATGCTGGAATCCACAAAGCAAAGTCGATCCGGGTTGCAGAGGCTGCTCAATTGCTCGAAATCGCTCAAAAAGAAGTAAACATCGCCTTAATGAACGAAGTAGCGTTGACCTTGGATCAGCAAGGTATTGATACGCAGGATGTACTGGAGACGGCCAATACGAAGCGCGGGTTTATCAAATTTGAACCGGATCTCCTCGGCGACGCTCCAATGTCCTGGCAAGCAGCAGCTGATTTTTGGTGTAAGAGACAAATGAAGGGACGGCTGGTGGCGCAACGGATTATCAAGAAGCTTATCCAAAGCGAAGTTGTCATTCATGAAGCACGCATCACCGTACTTGGGCTTGTGAAACAAGATGGTGTCGGCGACTCCCCAGAATCCGGAGTGCTTGAACTTGTCTTAGAGCTTCAGGAATATGGCGTAGAAGTTCAAGTGTCGGATGCCCAGCTAGAGCTCAGGCAGGCAGAGTGCGTAGGGGGACTGTTGCTGACGAGACAAGAGGAGCTGCTTCCAGCGGTTGCGGTCATACTCGCAGTGCCTCACGAAGCGTACCGAAAAGCGGGGTGGAAATTATTTGAGCGCTTATTAACTGATGAAGAAGCATATGTATTTGATGTCAAGAGCATACTCGAACGGAATGAGAAACCGGAAAAAGTGACCTTATGGAGAATGTAA